One genomic window of Geodermatophilus sp. DSM 44513 includes the following:
- a CDS encoding SIR2 family protein — protein MTGHVFVVGADLRRLVCDDVLVPTDRSLRVTAEWRALLPDDVVTTEDPDGVCLGLGWRDGERVLRVPGGRAGDRGLWLVDTVDEQQRDGEDALRWLVDGARAALAAVARREVPAPVHGRARRLVALPALGTGWGGAAGQRGTLLQRLLPVLREGAAEHGFDVALVLRGPSDLAAAQRVRRAEPDSWDLPRHLAELAADLGERARRGQLAAFVGAGVSAAAGLPTWEQLLDELAGRTGLDDGLRAGLARLPAQDAAALLARELGREELERYVQERFGPGQYALAHALIADLPVQEFVTTNYDPLVELAAADIGRDLAVLPYDEAEPGRPWLLKLHGDAAHPASVVLTREEYLQFGDSRAALAGVLHSLLLTRHVLFVGTSMQDDDLIRIAHQVRTAVQAPGAVPRRRSGTVLALTDDAARARLWERDVQTVAMAPADTPPAEAARLLEVLLDCIGCLSTPPTGYLLDPAYRGMLSEEECTLAAALQQVECAVPGGGTSWAVGEVAALLRRLGSRRSASGQPPPDGASAPRDDRLQDQRAG, from the coding sequence GTGACCGGACACGTCTTCGTCGTCGGGGCCGACCTCCGGCGGCTGGTGTGCGACGACGTCCTGGTGCCGACCGACCGGTCGCTGCGGGTCACCGCCGAGTGGCGTGCCCTGCTCCCGGACGACGTCGTGACCACCGAGGACCCCGACGGCGTGTGCCTGGGCCTGGGGTGGCGCGACGGAGAGCGGGTCCTCCGGGTGCCCGGTGGGCGGGCCGGTGACCGGGGGCTGTGGCTGGTCGACACCGTCGACGAGCAGCAGCGCGACGGGGAGGACGCGCTGCGCTGGCTGGTCGACGGCGCGCGGGCGGCGCTGGCCGCGGTCGCCCGGCGGGAGGTGCCGGCCCCGGTGCACGGGCGGGCCCGCCGGCTGGTCGCGCTGCCGGCGCTGGGCACCGGCTGGGGCGGGGCCGCCGGGCAGCGCGGCACCCTGCTGCAACGGCTGCTGCCGGTGCTGCGCGAGGGCGCCGCCGAGCACGGCTTCGACGTCGCGCTGGTGCTGCGCGGGCCCAGCGACCTGGCCGCCGCCCAGCGGGTGCGCCGCGCCGAGCCGGACAGCTGGGACCTGCCCCGGCACCTGGCCGAGCTGGCCGCGGACCTCGGCGAGCGGGCCCGCCGCGGGCAGCTGGCCGCCTTCGTCGGCGCCGGGGTGAGCGCCGCGGCCGGCCTGCCGACGTGGGAGCAGCTGCTTGACGAGCTGGCCGGCCGCACCGGCCTGGACGACGGCCTGCGCGCCGGACTGGCCCGGCTCCCGGCGCAGGACGCCGCGGCGCTGCTGGCCCGCGAGCTGGGCCGCGAGGAGCTGGAGCGCTACGTGCAGGAGCGGTTCGGGCCGGGCCAGTACGCGCTGGCGCACGCGCTGATCGCCGACCTGCCGGTCCAGGAGTTCGTCACCACCAACTACGACCCGCTGGTCGAGCTCGCCGCCGCCGACATCGGCCGCGACCTGGCGGTGCTGCCCTACGACGAGGCCGAGCCGGGCCGCCCGTGGCTGCTCAAGCTGCACGGGGACGCCGCCCACCCGGCCAGCGTGGTGCTGACCCGCGAGGAGTACCTGCAGTTCGGGGACAGCCGCGCGGCGCTGGCCGGTGTGCTGCACTCGCTGCTGCTCACCCGGCACGTGCTGTTCGTCGGCACCTCGATGCAGGACGACGACCTCATCCGCATCGCCCACCAGGTGCGCACCGCCGTCCAGGCCCCCGGCGCGGTGCCGCGCCGACGCAGCGGCACCGTGCTCGCGCTGACCGACGACGCGGCCCGCGCCCGGCTGTGGGAGCGGGACGTGCAGACCGTGGCGATGGCACCGGCGGACACCCCGCCGGCGGAGGCGGCCCGGCTGCTGGAGGTGCTGCTGGACTGCATCGGCTGCCTGTCCACCCCGCCCACCGGCTACCTGCTCGACCCGGCCTACCGCGGGATGCTGTCGGAGGAGGAGTGCACCCTCGCCGCGGCGCTGCAGCAGGTCGAGTGCGCGGTGCCCGGGGGCGGCACGTCCTGGGCGGTCGGGGAGGTCGCCGCGCTGCTGCGCCGGCTGGGCTCGCGGCGGAGCGCGTCCGGCCAGCCCCCGCCGGACGGGGCCAGCGCCCCGCGCGACGACCGCCTGCAGGACCAGCGCGCGGGGTGA
- a CDS encoding DUF2254 domain-containing protein: MTPQGSRWARVREAVTGALWPLPTVAIVLAVGLGVGLPVLDDVLDAGQRPLVLVFEGGPSAARGILSTIAGSIISVTTLLFSLTIVTLQLASSQYSPRLLQTFVRDRVVQVCLGVLLATFVYALVVLRSVRSADESEDSSFVPRISVTVALLFTLASVAALVTFLAHQTRQLRVETMMRDVHTEATATLDRLTAQLDDEPDGPLPAVPAHARLLCARASGFLVQTDERPLLEALSGRGAVLRLDRRPGESVVAGTPLAWVWTDDPAAEPPVDDLEAALAQHVVLSYERSPAADPSYGLRKLVDIAARALSPGINDPTTAVHALSHVSTLVGQLSSRGTWHRRVAGDDGVPRLLLPSWDHGALLDLAVTQVRSYGRQDPTVVERLFSLLAEAGWRARSEQQRQAVREHCAALTAQSLGEVPAGRTEDDVRRMAAAVERALEHRWEPLET, from the coding sequence GTGACCCCGCAGGGCAGCCGGTGGGCGAGGGTCCGCGAGGCGGTCACCGGCGCGCTGTGGCCGCTGCCGACGGTGGCGATCGTGCTGGCCGTCGGCCTGGGCGTCGGGTTGCCGGTCCTCGACGACGTGCTGGACGCGGGGCAGCGACCGCTGGTCCTGGTGTTCGAGGGCGGGCCGTCGGCGGCGCGCGGCATCCTCTCGACGATCGCCGGCTCCATCATCTCGGTCACCACGCTGCTGTTCTCGCTGACGATCGTGACCCTGCAGCTGGCCAGCAGCCAGTACTCGCCGCGGCTGCTGCAGACGTTCGTCCGCGACCGCGTCGTCCAGGTCTGCCTCGGGGTGCTGCTGGCCACCTTCGTCTACGCACTGGTGGTGCTGCGCAGCGTGCGGTCGGCCGACGAGTCCGAGGACTCGTCGTTCGTGCCGCGGATCTCGGTCACCGTGGCGTTGCTGTTCACCCTGGCCTCGGTCGCCGCGCTGGTGACCTTCCTCGCCCACCAGACCCGCCAGCTGCGCGTCGAGACGATGATGCGCGACGTCCACACCGAGGCCACCGCCACTCTCGACCGGCTCACGGCGCAGCTGGACGACGAGCCCGACGGCCCGCTGCCGGCGGTGCCCGCGCACGCCCGGCTGCTGTGCGCCCGCGCCAGCGGCTTCCTGGTGCAGACCGACGAGCGACCGCTGCTGGAGGCGCTGAGCGGCCGGGGGGCGGTGCTGCGGCTGGACCGCCGCCCCGGCGAGTCCGTCGTCGCCGGGACGCCGCTGGCCTGGGTGTGGACCGACGACCCGGCGGCGGAGCCGCCGGTCGACGACCTGGAGGCGGCGCTGGCGCAGCACGTGGTGCTGTCCTACGAGCGGTCGCCGGCGGCCGACCCCAGCTACGGGTTGCGCAAGCTCGTCGACATCGCCGCCCGCGCCCTCTCCCCCGGCATCAACGACCCGACGACCGCCGTGCACGCCCTGTCGCACGTCTCCACGCTGGTCGGACAGCTCAGCTCGCGCGGCACCTGGCACCGGCGGGTGGCCGGCGACGACGGCGTCCCCCGGCTGCTGCTGCCGTCGTGGGACCACGGGGCGCTGCTGGACCTGGCGGTCACCCAGGTCCGCAGCTACGGCCGGCAGGACCCCACCGTCGTCGAGCGGCTGTTCTCGCTGCTCGCCGAGGCGGGCTGGCGGGCGCGCAGCGAGCAGCAGCGGCAGGCGGTCCGGGAGCACTGTGCGGCGCTGACCGCCCAGTCCCTCGGGGAGGTGCCGGCCGGGCGCACCGAGGACGACGTGCGGCGGATGGCCGCGGCCGTCGAGCGGGCCCTGGAGCACCGGTGGGAGCCGCTCGAGACCTGA
- a CDS encoding cytochrome P450 — protein MRRLENGLLLIAKGYGWLPDARRARGRRTVAARLGGLPVLGIEGPEAARFLYDEDHVRRSHAVPEPVQGTLFGKGAVHTLDGPAHRTRKAVFIGLLMDDARVAALVDGATAAWDAAVPRWVQRGEVVLVDEAAEVITRAVCAWAGVPLADDDAPAMARDLTAMVDGFATAGPRHWRARRARGRREAQLAGLVQGVRDGTAPVPPGSVVDTIARHRDADGELLDPHTAAVEVLNVVRPTVAVAWFVAFSGHALTRWPQHRERLASGDAAFALAWAHEIRRFYPFAPFIGGRTPRAVEWDGERVPAGTMVLLDLYGQDHDADLWGDPYAFRPERFLDREIGPFELVPQGGGDPRTGHRCPGEQVTVAVLSALAVRLARLRADVPEQDLSVSLRRIPARPASGVVLRVHGTD, from the coding sequence GTGCGACGACTCGAGAACGGCCTGCTGCTGATCGCCAAGGGCTACGGCTGGCTGCCCGACGCCCGCCGGGCGCGCGGGCGGCGCACCGTCGCAGCGAGGCTCGGCGGGCTGCCCGTGCTGGGCATCGAGGGCCCCGAGGCGGCTCGGTTCCTCTACGACGAGGACCACGTGCGCCGCTCGCACGCCGTCCCCGAGCCGGTGCAGGGCACGCTGTTCGGCAAGGGCGCGGTGCACACCCTGGACGGGCCGGCGCACCGCACCCGCAAGGCCGTGTTCATCGGCCTGCTGATGGACGACGCCCGGGTCGCCGCGCTGGTCGACGGCGCCACGGCCGCCTGGGACGCCGCGGTGCCGCGGTGGGTGCAGCGCGGGGAGGTCGTGCTGGTCGACGAGGCGGCCGAGGTCATCACCCGGGCGGTGTGCGCGTGGGCCGGCGTCCCGCTGGCCGACGACGACGCGCCCGCGATGGCCCGGGACCTCACCGCGATGGTGGACGGCTTCGCGACCGCCGGCCCACGGCACTGGCGGGCCCGGCGGGCGCGCGGCCGCCGCGAGGCACAGCTGGCCGGGCTGGTGCAGGGCGTGCGCGACGGCACGGCACCGGTCCCGCCGGGCTCGGTGGTCGACACCATCGCCCGGCACCGGGACGCCGACGGCGAGCTGCTGGACCCGCACACCGCCGCGGTGGAGGTGCTCAACGTGGTCCGCCCGACCGTCGCCGTCGCCTGGTTCGTGGCGTTCTCTGGGCACGCGCTGACCCGCTGGCCGCAGCACCGCGAGCGGCTGGCGTCCGGCGACGCGGCCTTCGCCCTGGCGTGGGCGCACGAGATCCGCCGCTTCTACCCGTTCGCACCCTTCATCGGCGGGCGCACACCGCGCGCGGTGGAGTGGGACGGCGAGCGGGTGCCCGCGGGCACGATGGTGCTGCTGGACCTCTACGGCCAGGACCACGACGCCGACCTGTGGGGCGACCCGTACGCGTTCCGGCCCGAGCGCTTCCTCGACCGGGAGATCGGCCCCTTCGAGCTGGTGCCCCAGGGCGGCGGGGACCCGCGCACCGGGCACCGCTGCCCGGGCGAGCAGGTCACCGTCGCGGTGCTGTCCGCGCTGGCCGTGCGGCTGGCCCGGCTGCGGGCCGACGTCCCGGAGCAGGACCTGTCCGTCTCGTTGCGGCGCATCCCGGCCCGGCCGGCCAGCGGCGTGGTGCTGCGCGTCCACGGGACCGACTGA
- the fabG gene encoding 3-oxoacyl-ACP reductase FabG, with protein sequence MSSPTAQQRVAVVTGAARGIGAATARRLAEDGFAVAVLDLAEDDARGTVQQIAAAGGRALAVGADVGDAGQAQAAVDRVVAELGPPVVLVNNAGVTRDAMLFKMTDTDWDVVMHVHLRGSFLMTRAVQQHMVAAGWGRVVNLSSTSALGNRGQANYAAAKAGLQGFTKTLAVELGRFGVTANAVAPGFIATDMTRATAERIGRDWEEYVAERAAAIPVQRAGHPDDIAHTVSFLVSEGAGFVTGQVLYVAGGPRN encoded by the coding sequence ATGTCCAGCCCCACCGCCCAGCAGCGGGTCGCCGTCGTCACCGGCGCGGCCCGCGGCATCGGCGCCGCCACCGCGCGGCGCCTGGCCGAGGACGGCTTCGCCGTGGCCGTGCTCGACCTGGCCGAGGACGACGCCCGCGGCACCGTGCAGCAGATCGCGGCCGCCGGCGGCCGGGCGCTCGCGGTGGGCGCCGACGTCGGCGACGCCGGCCAGGCGCAGGCCGCCGTCGACCGGGTGGTCGCCGAGCTCGGGCCACCGGTCGTCCTGGTCAACAACGCCGGCGTCACCCGCGACGCCATGCTGTTCAAGATGACCGACACCGACTGGGACGTCGTCATGCACGTCCACCTGCGCGGGTCGTTCCTCATGACCCGCGCGGTGCAGCAGCACATGGTCGCCGCCGGCTGGGGCCGGGTGGTGAACCTGTCGAGCACCTCGGCGCTGGGCAACCGCGGCCAGGCCAACTACGCCGCCGCCAAGGCCGGCCTGCAGGGCTTCACCAAGACCCTCGCCGTCGAGCTGGGCCGCTTCGGCGTCACCGCCAACGCCGTCGCCCCCGGGTTCATCGCCACCGACATGACCCGCGCCACCGCCGAGCGCATCGGGCGCGACTGGGAGGAGTACGTGGCCGAGCGGGCGGCCGCGATCCCCGTCCAGCGCGCCGGGCACCCCGACGACATCGCGCACACGGTGTCCTTCCTGGTCAGCGAGGGCGCCGGCTTCGTCACCGGCCAGGTCCTCTACGTCGCCGGCGGCCCCCGGAACTGA
- a CDS encoding MFS transporter: protein MAWRRAVFTLFAVAAGTNVPTPLLLVYQERLDLSPEVLTALFGCYAAGLVPALFLAGPLSDRLGRRRVALPGVVLAGLASLAFAAAGGSLALLFGARFLQGVVSGVVFSVASAWIAELSLASGDGAGGRRAAFAMTAGFSLGPLTSGLLGQFAPAPTVLPYLLHTVLVAAGLALAVRLPETVTLHPGGRRTAGGPAVPLLPPGSLALATTVLAPVAVCVYAFPSSMISAVPLLGALPAGGVAVTGVLAGVTLGAGTVVAGLQRRLGPWTAVTGAALGAGGYAAAAVFVATGAWGWLLAAAPLLGSGGGLCLAAGLTVTGRLAAPTRRGELTSVFLACAYLGFAVPFLMATAARSAPAWVPLLVAGVLVAVLAARLVPVARRGGL from the coding sequence GTGGCCTGGAGGCGAGCGGTGTTCACGTTGTTCGCGGTCGCGGCCGGGACCAACGTCCCGACGCCGCTGCTGCTGGTCTACCAGGAGCGCCTCGACCTCTCCCCCGAGGTGCTGACCGCGCTGTTCGGCTGCTACGCCGCCGGGCTGGTGCCCGCGCTGTTCCTGGCCGGCCCGCTGTCGGACCGGCTGGGCCGCCGCCGCGTCGCGCTCCCCGGCGTGGTGCTGGCCGGGCTGGCGTCGCTGGCCTTCGCCGCGGCGGGCGGGTCGCTGGCGCTGCTGTTCGGTGCCCGCTTCCTGCAGGGCGTGGTGAGCGGCGTCGTGTTCAGCGTGGCCAGCGCCTGGATCGCCGAGCTGTCCCTCGCCTCCGGAGACGGGGCGGGCGGTCGGCGGGCGGCGTTCGCCATGACCGCGGGGTTCTCCCTGGGCCCGCTGACCAGCGGGCTGCTCGGCCAGTTCGCGCCGGCGCCCACGGTGCTGCCCTACCTGCTGCACACGGTGCTGGTGGCGGCCGGGCTGGCGCTGGCGGTGCGGCTGCCGGAGACGGTCACGCTGCACCCGGGCGGACGGCGCACCGCCGGTGGCCCCGCTGTCCCGCTGCTGCCGCCGGGCAGCCTGGCGCTGGCCACGACCGTCCTGGCGCCGGTGGCGGTCTGCGTCTACGCCTTCCCGTCGTCGATGATCTCCGCGGTGCCGCTGCTCGGTGCGCTGCCGGCCGGCGGCGTCGCGGTCACCGGCGTGCTCGCGGGGGTGACGCTCGGCGCCGGCACGGTGGTGGCCGGCCTGCAGCGCCGGCTGGGACCGTGGACGGCGGTGACCGGGGCCGCGCTCGGGGCGGGCGGCTACGCCGCGGCGGCGGTCTTCGTGGCCACCGGCGCGTGGGGGTGGCTGCTGGCCGCCGCGCCGCTGCTGGGGTCCGGCGGTGGCCTGTGCCTGGCGGCCGGGCTGACCGTCACCGGTCGGCTGGCCGCGCCCACCCGCCGGGGGGAGCTGACGTCGGTGTTCCTGGCGTGCGCCTACCTCGGCTTCGCCGTCCCCTTCCTCATGGCCACCGCGGCCCGCTCGGCGCCGGCGTGGGTGCCGCTGCTGGTGGCCGGGGTGCTGGTCGCGGTGCTCGCCGCGCGGCTGGTCCCGGTCGCCCGCCGTGGCGGGCTGTGA
- a CDS encoding acetyl-CoA C-acetyltransferase, which yields MRDAVICEPLRTPVGGFGGTLRDVPVQDLAATVVRAVVQRTGLPPESVDDVLLGHCYPTMEAPALGRVAALDAGLPVTASGIQVDRRCGSGLQAVLYAAMQVQTGAADVVLAGGAESMSNAPFYSSAMRWGVKAGPGVLLQDGLARGRVTAGGQHHPVPGGMLETAENLRREYRISREEQDEYAVRSHRRAAAATEAGRFADEIVPVTVRGRKGDTVVDRDEHIRPDSDVATLARLRPIMGKDDPEATVTAGNASGQNDGAAVCVVTSPEKAAELGLTPLARLVSWAVAGVPPRTMGIGPVPATAKALALADVKLAEVDLIELNEAFASQVLAVAREWGFTDADWERTNVNGSGISLGHPVGATGGRILATLTREMARRDARYGLETMCIGGGQGLAALFERV from the coding sequence GTGCGTGATGCGGTCATCTGCGAGCCCCTGCGGACCCCGGTGGGGGGCTTCGGCGGCACCCTGCGCGACGTGCCGGTCCAGGACCTCGCCGCCACCGTCGTCCGGGCGGTCGTGCAGCGCACCGGCCTGCCACCGGAGTCGGTGGACGACGTGCTGCTCGGCCACTGCTACCCGACGATGGAGGCCCCCGCGCTCGGCCGCGTCGCCGCGCTGGACGCCGGCCTGCCGGTGACCGCCTCCGGCATCCAGGTCGACCGGCGCTGCGGCTCGGGCCTGCAGGCGGTGCTCTACGCGGCGATGCAGGTGCAGACCGGCGCGGCGGACGTCGTCCTGGCCGGCGGGGCCGAGTCGATGAGCAACGCGCCGTTCTACTCCTCCGCCATGCGCTGGGGCGTCAAGGCCGGTCCCGGCGTGCTGCTGCAGGACGGGCTGGCCCGCGGCCGGGTCACCGCCGGCGGGCAGCACCACCCGGTGCCCGGCGGCATGCTGGAGACCGCGGAGAACCTGCGGCGGGAGTACCGGATCAGCCGCGAGGAGCAGGACGAGTACGCCGTCCGCAGCCACCGGCGCGCCGCGGCCGCCACCGAGGCCGGACGGTTCGCCGACGAGATCGTGCCGGTGACCGTCCGCGGCCGGAAGGGCGACACCGTCGTCGACCGCGACGAGCACATCCGCCCGGACTCCGACGTGGCGACCCTCGCCAGGCTGCGCCCGATCATGGGCAAGGACGACCCGGAGGCCACGGTCACCGCCGGCAACGCCAGCGGGCAGAACGACGGGGCCGCGGTGTGCGTGGTGACCTCCCCGGAGAAGGCCGCCGAGCTCGGCCTCACGCCCCTGGCCCGGCTGGTGTCGTGGGCCGTGGCCGGCGTGCCGCCGAGGACCATGGGCATCGGCCCGGTGCCGGCCACCGCCAAGGCACTCGCGCTGGCCGACGTGAAGCTCGCCGAGGTCGACCTGATCGAGCTCAACGAGGCCTTCGCCAGCCAGGTGCTCGCCGTCGCCCGCGAGTGGGGCTTCACCGACGCCGACTGGGAGCGCACCAACGTCAACGGCTCCGGCATCTCACTCGGCCACCCGGTGGGCGCCACGGGCGGCCGCATCCTGGCCACCCTCACCCGCGAGATGGCCCGCCGCGACGCCCGCTACGGGCTGGAGACGATGTGCATCGGCGGCGGCCAGGGCCTCGCCGCCCTGTTCGAGCGCGTCTGA
- a CDS encoding DUF1206 domain-containing protein: protein MGGTTGRAAGAAGRAGDSDSLEHLARVGLVAYGVVHLVLAWLAVQLAWGGGDDDPADQSGAFAQLAEQPLGRPLLWLLAVGLMALAAWQAAEVLRWRGRLSSSGEARKQAVEKTGKAVAKAVLYAVLAVLAVRAATGGGGSGGGQQQVGGVFGWPGGRWLVGLVGLAVVGVGAYLVHKGLSRRFLEEIDLRDASARTTRLVTRLGQAGFPAKGVALGVVGGLLVHAAVTFDPARAGGLDGALRTVLEAPFGQVLLTLVAVGIAAFGAYCLVRARYPERT from the coding sequence ATGGGCGGGACGACGGGTCGGGCGGCGGGGGCCGCGGGACGGGCCGGGGACAGCGACTCCCTGGAGCACCTGGCCCGCGTCGGGCTCGTCGCCTACGGCGTGGTGCACCTGGTCCTCGCCTGGCTGGCCGTGCAGCTGGCCTGGGGCGGCGGCGACGACGACCCGGCCGACCAGTCCGGCGCGTTCGCCCAGCTCGCCGAGCAGCCGCTGGGCCGGCCGCTGCTGTGGCTGCTCGCGGTCGGGCTCATGGCCCTGGCGGCGTGGCAGGCCGCGGAGGTGCTGCGCTGGCGCGGGCGCCTGTCGTCCTCCGGCGAGGCGCGGAAGCAGGCGGTGGAGAAGACCGGCAAGGCCGTGGCCAAGGCGGTCCTGTACGCGGTGCTGGCGGTGCTGGCGGTCCGCGCCGCCACGGGGGGCGGCGGGTCCGGCGGCGGCCAGCAGCAGGTGGGCGGCGTCTTCGGCTGGCCGGGCGGACGCTGGCTGGTGGGGCTGGTCGGCCTCGCCGTCGTCGGCGTGGGCGCCTACCTGGTGCACAAGGGGCTCAGCCGGAGGTTCCTGGAGGAGATCGACCTGCGCGACGCGTCGGCGCGGACCACCCGCCTGGTCACCCGGCTCGGGCAGGCCGGGTTCCCCGCCAAGGGCGTGGCGCTGGGCGTCGTGGGCGGCCTGCTGGTGCACGCCGCGGTCACCTTCGACCCGGCCCGGGCCGGCGGTCTGGACGGCGCGCTGCGCACCGTCCTCGAGGCGCCGTTCGGGCAGGTGCTGCTCACCCTGGTCGCGGTGGGCATCGCCGCGTTCGGCGCCTACTGCCTCGTGCGGGCCCGCTACCCGGAGCGCACCTAG
- a CDS encoding ABC transporter substrate-binding protein produces MRTGKTLRTTTAVAAAVVVVTAGCSTRAPEESGGGGGGGEGGAAADVLTDVGVEGETIRLGVLTDLTGVFAALGQDITNANQLFWQDNQVCDTYSVELDVQDTGYVPQTGVQLYSSLEPNVLAMQQTIGSPINTALAPEFEADSMVNFPSAWARTLTEIPGTGVPGATYDVELANGYAYMFDQGLLAEGDTVGHIYFEGEYGENGLAGSEAVAEERGLTIIPAQIKATDQDMTAQITQFAAAGVDAIALTVAPTQTASAAGVAAAQGLDVPIIGSNPVFAPGLLQGPAAQALKDNLYVASPVSAFDAQPELLAQYQEAYPNVQPSLGVLVGYGMSAIMKQVLDAACENGDLTREGVFSAFNELSNVDTGGLVVPIDGFETGVSPSLQSFILRPADVPGGAEVAQEAFEGEFAAGLA; encoded by the coding sequence ATGAGAACAGGCAAGACCCTGCGCACCACCACCGCGGTCGCCGCCGCCGTCGTCGTGGTGACGGCCGGCTGCAGCACCCGGGCTCCGGAGGAGAGCGGCGGCGGCGGTGGAGGCGGCGAGGGCGGCGCGGCCGCGGACGTCCTCACCGACGTCGGCGTCGAGGGGGAGACCATCCGGCTCGGCGTCCTCACCGACCTGACCGGGGTGTTCGCCGCGCTCGGCCAGGACATCACCAACGCCAACCAGCTGTTCTGGCAGGACAACCAGGTCTGCGACACCTACAGCGTCGAGCTCGACGTCCAGGACACCGGCTACGTGCCGCAGACCGGCGTGCAGCTGTACAGCAGCCTGGAGCCCAACGTCCTGGCGATGCAGCAGACCATCGGCTCGCCGATCAACACCGCCCTCGCCCCGGAGTTCGAGGCCGACTCCATGGTCAACTTCCCGTCGGCCTGGGCGCGCACCCTCACCGAGATCCCCGGCACCGGGGTCCCGGGCGCCACCTACGACGTCGAGCTGGCCAACGGCTACGCGTACATGTTCGACCAGGGGCTGCTGGCCGAGGGCGACACCGTCGGGCACATCTACTTCGAGGGTGAGTACGGCGAGAACGGTCTGGCCGGCAGCGAGGCGGTCGCCGAGGAGCGCGGGCTGACTATCATCCCGGCGCAGATCAAGGCGACCGACCAGGACATGACCGCGCAGATCACCCAGTTCGCCGCGGCCGGGGTCGACGCCATCGCGCTGACCGTGGCGCCCACGCAGACCGCCTCGGCGGCCGGCGTGGCGGCGGCCCAGGGCCTCGACGTGCCGATCATCGGCAGCAACCCGGTCTTCGCACCCGGCCTGCTGCAGGGCCCGGCGGCGCAGGCGCTCAAGGACAACCTGTACGTGGCCAGCCCGGTGTCGGCCTTCGACGCCCAGCCCGAGCTGCTCGCCCAGTACCAGGAGGCCTACCCGAACGTGCAGCCGAGCCTCGGCGTGCTCGTCGGCTACGGCATGAGCGCGATCATGAAGCAGGTGCTCGACGCGGCCTGCGAGAACGGTGACCTCACCCGCGAGGGCGTGTTCAGCGCCTTCAACGAGCTGTCCAACGTCGACACCGGCGGGCTCGTCGTGCCCATCGACGGCTTCGAGACCGGCGTGTCGCCCAGCCTGCAGAGCTTCATCCTGCGGCCGGCCGACGTCCCCGGGGGTGCCGAGGTGGCGCAGGAGGCGTTCGAGGGCGAGTTCGCGGCGGGTCTCGCGTAA
- a CDS encoding DUF1206 domain-containing protein has translation MEDPPAPHRSHARGGPLQGGRLGRLLESAREVTDHPVLEAVARVGLVAYGVLHLLIGWLAVELARGVGHTDADQTGALQAVAGTTGGTALLWLIGLGLFSLALWQGGEVLLWWHGLLDREHRLRTAFVCTKCLAKAAVYAVLGATALLFALGWEYQADERFRELTGEALEVPGGALLVYAVAAGVVAVGFYTLARGVTGGFMKDIDLPTAPDRWEPVIEAVGRVGYVAKGIAFGLVGVLLWRAASTADVSTATGLDGALTAIGSVRAGPWLLGGVAAGFAAFGVYALARARYPDRDPSS, from the coding sequence GTGGAGGACCCCCCTGCCCCCCACCGCTCGCACGCCCGCGGCGGGCCGCTGCAGGGGGGCCGTCTCGGGCGCCTGCTGGAGTCCGCCCGCGAGGTCACCGACCACCCGGTGCTCGAGGCGGTGGCCCGGGTGGGCCTGGTGGCCTACGGCGTGCTGCACCTGCTGATCGGCTGGCTGGCCGTCGAGCTGGCCCGCGGCGTCGGACACACAGACGCCGACCAGACCGGCGCCCTCCAGGCGGTCGCCGGCACGACCGGCGGCACGGCACTGCTGTGGCTGATCGGTCTGGGCCTGTTCTCCCTCGCGCTGTGGCAGGGCGGCGAGGTGCTGCTGTGGTGGCACGGCCTGCTGGACCGCGAGCACCGGCTGCGGACGGCGTTCGTGTGCACGAAGTGCCTGGCCAAGGCCGCCGTCTACGCCGTGCTCGGCGCGACGGCGCTGCTGTTCGCGCTCGGGTGGGAGTACCAGGCCGACGAGCGGTTCCGGGAGCTGACCGGCGAGGCCCTGGAGGTGCCCGGCGGTGCGCTGCTGGTGTACGCCGTCGCGGCCGGGGTGGTCGCCGTGGGCTTCTACACCCTGGCCCGCGGGGTGACCGGCGGGTTCATGAAGGACATCGACCTGCCCACCGCGCCCGACCGCTGGGAGCCGGTCATCGAGGCCGTCGGCCGGGTGGGCTACGTCGCCAAGGGCATCGCCTTCGGCCTGGTCGGCGTGCTCCTGTGGCGGGCGGCGAGCACCGCCGACGTCTCCACCGCCACCGGGCTGGACGGCGCGCTGACCGCGATCGGCTCGGTCCGCGCCGGGCCCTGGCTGCTGGGCGGGGTGGCCGCCGGGTTCGCCGCCTTCGGGGTGTACGCGCTGGCCCGGGCCCGCTACCCCGACCGGGACCCCTCGTCGTGA